The Methylobacterium durans nucleotide sequence TGCTGGCGAGGAGCTCGATCAGCGGCCCGGCGGGCTCGACGTAGCCCCGCACCGTGACGAGGGCGAGGCTCGCGCAGGCGTTCGCGAGGGCGATCTTGCCGAGCATCCCCCAGGGCAGGCGCACGGGCAGGATGCGCGCTGTGACGACGGCCGTCGTCAGGGCCGCGATCCCCGAGCCGACCGCGAAGGAGATGCCGGCCCCAACGATGCCGAGGCGCGGCACGAGCAGGAAGCAGGCGCAGAGGCCGAAGATCGCGGGCGGCAGCATCGCAACGGGCTGCAGCCAGGTCCGCTTGGCGAGGTGGAAGGCGTTGTCGAAGATGAAGTACTTGACGAACAGCGCCAGCGAGCCGAACGCGATCCAGGGCAGGAGCAGCGCGGCCTCGGCGTGATAATCCGCCGGCAGCGCGATCGTCAGCAGCGGCTCGGTGAGCAGGATCAGCCCCATCGCGATCGCGCTGCCGACCGTGATCAGCGTCGCCAGCAATCCCGCCTGCGCGGTCCCGGCGGCCTCCGGCCCCTCGTGCTCGTAGATCTTCACGAGGTGCGGGAAGGCGTAGTTGTTCAGGGGGCCGATGAACAGCTCGATCGGCTGGCGCCCCAGCGAGTAGGCGGCGGCGAGGACGGCGACCGCGTGCGGCCCGAGCAGGAAATCCACGATGTAGCGGTCGAAGTAGCCGAGCGCGTAGACGAGGATCTGCGCCACCATGATCGGCAGGCCGAAGGCCAGGGCAGCGCCGTACCCGGCCCGCGCCCGGCGCGGCCGCGAGACCTTGCCGAGCGCCTGCCAGATCCCGACGAGGCCAGCCAGCGCGGTCGCCGCCGAGAGGGCGAGGGCGGCGTTGAGGAAGGTCGGCTCGAGGAGCAGCATTGCCCCGCTCGTGGCCGCGAAGGTTCCGCCCGCGCGCAGCGCCTCGACGGCGGCGTAGGCCGAGTGCTTGCGCTGCACCTGCAGCAGCATCAACGAGAGGCGCAAGGGCGCGAAGGCCAGGATCATCGCCGCGACCGCAACCGCGAAGGCGAGCGACTGGTCCTGGCGCAGCAGGCCGCTCGCGGCCGCGAGCAGGAAGGCGAGGGTAGTGGTGACGACCGTCAGCAGGAGCAGCCGCCCGAGGCGGTGCGGCCGCATCGTCGCGCTCGCGCCCTCGCTGCGCAGGGCGAAGATCCGCACCCAGTTGCAGAGCGCCATGTCGAAGATCTCGCCGGTCGTGACGACGAGAACGAAGAGGCCGTACTCGCCCATCGGCATCAGCCTGGTGAGCACGAGCAGCAGCAGGAACATCAGCGCCCGCGGCGCGAGATTCGCCAGGAAGTAGAGGGCGTAGGCCGAGCGGCTCATCGCCCGCGCCCCCGCCCGACGGGGCCCGCCGTCTGCGGCGCCACGAGGCGACGGGCGGCCTCGCCGAGGAGGAGCCCGGCGAAGACGGCGTTGGTCTTGAGGTAGCGGCCGGCGAGCCGGCGGGGCTCCTGAGCGAGGCGGTAGAACCATTCCGCGCCGAGCGCCTGGACGCGCCGCGGCGCCCGCTGCACGCGGCCCGACACGACGTCGAAGGAGCCGCCGACGCCCATCAGGAAGGGCACGTTCAGCGCGTCGCGGTGCCGGCGCATGAAGCGCTCCTTGTGGGGGGTCGGCAGCGCGATGAACAGGCAATGGGCGCCGCTCATCTCGATCTGGCGGCAGATCTCGGCCTCCTGCTCCGGCCGGAAATAGCCGTGGTGGTAGCCGGCAAGCTGGAGGCCCGGATGCCGCTGCGTGAGGGCGCGCGCCGTGTCGGCGACGACGTCGGGCCGTGCCCCGAGGAGATAAGGGCGCAGGCCCTCCTCGGCGCAGGCCGCGATCAGGCTCTCGAACAGGTCGATGCCCGCGACCCGCGCGACATCCCGCTGGCCGAGGAGGCGCAGCGCCAGCACGATGCCGGCTCCGTCGATCCCGATGAGGTCGCTGTCGCGGATGTCGCGGTCGAGCTCGGGGTCGCGCCGGGCGTTGACGAGCTTGGCGACGTTCAGCGCCACGTGCTGGCAGCGCGGGGCCTCGCCGCGCATGGCGGCGAGCGCCCGCCCGAGGGTGGCCTCATAGCTGAGGATGTCGACGGGGAGTCCGAGAAGTTCGACGCGCATCGGCTCAAGCCTTCGATCGGGGTCTCAGGCCGCTTCGAGCGGCTGGGCGAGGAGGCCGACGGCGTCGACCACGATCTTCGCGCTGACCGCCCCGCGGTTGAGATTGCGGAAGCGGTCGTGCGCGACGAGCACGGCGACCACGTCGGCGGCGGCGACCGCATCGTTCAACGTCATCAGCTCGACGTTGGTCCGGTCGGACAGACCCTCCGGCAATTCGGGCACGTGCGGTTCGACGATCATCAGCTGGCCGAGGCGCCGGTCGGCGAGGTCGCAGGCGATGTGCAACGCCGGGCTCTCGCGCAGGTCGTCGACGTTCGGCTTGTAGGTGAGGCCGAGCAGCGCGATCTTCGGCTCGCGGAAGCGCGAGGCGATGCCGGCGATCTTGTCGGCGAGGAAGCGCGGCTTGCCGTCGTTGACCTCGCGCGAGGCGCGGATCAGCGGCGTCTGCTGCGGCAGCGCCTCGTGGATGAACCAGGGATCGACCGGGATGCAATGCCCGCCGACGCCGGCGCCCGGGGCCAGGATGTTCACGCGCGGGTGGAGGTTGGCGAGCCGGATCACCGACCAGACATCGAGGCCGAGGGCGTCGCAGACCAGCGACAGCTCGTTGGCGAAGGCGACATTGACGTCGCGGTAGGCATTCTCGACGAGCTTCGACAACTCGGCGGTCGGCGCCGTGGTGAGCCGCTGCGGACCCGTCGCGAAGGCGCCATAGAGCTCGCGGGCGGCGAGGGCGCTGCGGTGGTCGAGGCCGCCGTAGGTGCGCGGATTCTCGATCAGCTCGCGCAGGGTGTGGCCGGGCAGGATCCGCTCCGGGCTGTAGGCGAGGAGGATGTCGGAACTCTCCGGGTCCGTGTCCGGGAAGGTCAGGTCCGGGCGCAGGCCGCGCAGCTGCTCGGCCGCACCCTGCGTGGTTCCGACCGGGCAGGTCGACTCGATGATGATGAGGTCGCCCCGCTTCAGCACCGGCGCGATCGAGGCCAGCGCCGAGCGCACGGCCCGGAGATCGGCGGTCTTGTCGTCGAGGATCGGAGTAGGCACCGCGATCAGGAAGGCGTCGGCGGCCTCCGGCGTCGTCGTCGCCCGGAGGTTGCCGGCGGTGACGACCGCCCGCAGCACGATGTCGAGATCGGGCTCGATGAAATGGGCCTGGCCCGTGCGGATGCGCTCGACGGCATGCTCGCGGATGTCGACGCCGATCACGGAGAGGCCGCGGGAGGCGAAGGTGGCGGCCGTGGGCAGGCCGACATAGCCGAGGCCGATCACCGAGATGGTCTGGCGGGTACGGGACATGGAAGATCGGCTCCGGATGGTCTGGAGATGCGTTGCGGGCGGGATGTCAGGCGATGCGCTGGATGCGCGGGCTCGCGGCGGCGAACTCCCGGGAGACCCGAAGGTTCGGCCGGATCGCGGGGGCGGTTTCCGACTGGTTGACGAGATCGGCGACGATGCGGGCGCTGGCATGCCCGTCGCCGAAGGGGCTCGCGCCCGAGGCCATGGTCGCGTAGGCGGAGGCGTCGTCGAAGAGGCGCGTGACGTTCGCCACGATGGTGCGGGGATCGGTGCCGACGAGGCGGGCGACGCCGGCGTCGATCGCCTCCGCGCGCTCGCTCGTGTCGCGCATTACCAGGACCGGCTTGCGCAGCACCGGCGCCTCCTCCTGCACCCCGCCGGAATCCGTCAGGATCAGCGCGGCGCGGGTCATCAGGTAGACGAAGTCGGGGTAGTCGAGGGGCTCGATCAGCCGGATCCCGGGATTGTCGCCGAGATGCTCGAAGACCGGCCCGCGCACGTTCGGGTTGAGATGGACGGGGTAGACGACCTGGATGCCGGGCTTGCGCGCGAGTTCCCCGAGCGCCTTGCAGATGTTGAGGAAGCCCTCGCCGAAGCTCTCGCGGCGATGTCCCGTCACGAGGACGAGACGCGCATTCGGGTCGATCCAGCCGAACCGCTCGTCGAGGCGCGCCCGGATCTCGCCGGGGCGCTGCACGATCTCGGACATGCGCAGCAGGGCGTCGATGCCGGTGTTGCCGGTGACGAGGATGCGGTCGGCGGGGTAGCCCTCCTGCAGGAGCGCGGCGCGGGCCCGGCTCGTCGGCGCGTAGTGGCGGTCGGCGACGACGGCGGTGACGCGGCGGTTCGCCTCTTCCGGCCAGGGGCTCAGGACGTTGCCGGTGCGCAGGCCCGCCTCCACATGGCCGACCGCGACGCGCCGGAAGAAGGCCGCCATGCCGGCGGCCGTGCTCGTCGCGGTGTCGCCCTGAACGAGGACGTAGTCCGGCTTCCAGTCGGCGAGGATGCGGTCGAGCCCGGTCATCACGCGGGCGAACACGTCGGTGAGGCTCTGGTCGGCCCGCATCACGTCGAGGTCGTCGTCGGGCCGGATGTCGAAGGTCGAGAGGACGCTGTCGAGCATGCTGCGGTGCTGGCCCGTCGAGCACACGCGCGACGCGATGCCCGGCGTCTGCTGCAGCATCGCGACGACGGGGGCCATCTTGATCGCCTCGGGCCGGGTGCCGAACACCGACAGAATCTTCATCGACTTGCTCATTCCCGACTCAGGACGAAAATGGATCGTTCATCTTTGCGGTTGTGACGTCAGCAAGATAGAAACCAGCGGTTCGACCTGTCCGATTGTTGTGTTTTGACACTCTTACGATCCCGTTCACGGGATCTGCGCACTTGGAAGGCTCAAATCGGGACTCGGCATGCAGCATTCGGATACCGGTGTGGGTGAGTTCGGTACGCGCGCCTTCGCACAACAGCAACCGACGGTCGTATCCACGCGACAAGGGGGCGCGCGCGCCGCGCGGCTCGCCTGGTATCTCGGCCGCCTCCGCTCAATGGGGCCGGCCGAGATCGTCCACCGGCTCGGGGAGGCGGCGCGCAAGCGCGCCTGGACCCGGCGCCCGATCGGCTGGGACGCGCTGCCGCCCGGCGATCCGTCCCCGCTGCCGGATTTCCTCGACCTTCGGCGGGCGCTCGCCGCCGGCGCCGAGCTGCCCGGCGTGCGCCGCAGCCTCGCCGAGATCGGGGCCGCGCGGTTCCACTATTTCGGCCGGGACTGGCCGGTCCCGGATTTCGCGGATCCGGACGCGGGCGCATCGTTCTGGCTGCACGATCCGATCACCGGCGGCTCCTGGCCGGGCGCCGGGACGGCCGCCCTCAAGGTCGACGTGCGCTCGACCGCCGAGGCGCCGGACGGCACCGGCCGCTTCGGGGACGTGAAGTTCGTCTGGGAGCCCGGCCGCCTGCAGATGCTGCACCCGCTCGCCGCCGCCTGGGCGGCGGGGAATGCGTGCGCCGCACGGGACGCGCGCGCGATCCTGGCGAGCTTCATGGCAACGAACCCGCCCTATGGCGGCGTGCACTGGTTCTCCGGCATCGAGATGGCCCTGCGCCTCGTCGGCCTCCTCCTCGTCGCCGCGGCGGCG carries:
- the wecC gene encoding UDP-N-acetyl-D-mannosamine dehydrogenase; the protein is MSRTRQTISVIGLGYVGLPTAATFASRGLSVIGVDIREHAVERIRTGQAHFIEPDLDIVLRAVVTAGNLRATTTPEAADAFLIAVPTPILDDKTADLRAVRSALASIAPVLKRGDLIIIESTCPVGTTQGAAEQLRGLRPDLTFPDTDPESSDILLAYSPERILPGHTLRELIENPRTYGGLDHRSALAARELYGAFATGPQRLTTAPTAELSKLVENAYRDVNVAFANELSLVCDALGLDVWSVIRLANLHPRVNILAPGAGVGGHCIPVDPWFIHEALPQQTPLIRASREVNDGKPRFLADKIAGIASRFREPKIALLGLTYKPNVDDLRESPALHIACDLADRRLGQLMIVEPHVPELPEGLSDRTNVELMTLNDAVAAADVVAVLVAHDRFRNLNRGAVSAKIVVDAVGLLAQPLEAA
- the wecB gene encoding non-hydrolyzing UDP-N-acetylglucosamine 2-epimerase, encoding MKILSVFGTRPEAIKMAPVVAMLQQTPGIASRVCSTGQHRSMLDSVLSTFDIRPDDDLDVMRADQSLTDVFARVMTGLDRILADWKPDYVLVQGDTATSTAAGMAAFFRRVAVGHVEAGLRTGNVLSPWPEEANRRVTAVVADRHYAPTSRARAALLQEGYPADRILVTGNTGIDALLRMSEIVQRPGEIRARLDERFGWIDPNARLVLVTGHRRESFGEGFLNICKALGELARKPGIQVVYPVHLNPNVRGPVFEHLGDNPGIRLIEPLDYPDFVYLMTRAALILTDSGGVQEEAPVLRKPVLVMRDTSERAEAIDAGVARLVGTDPRTIVANVTRLFDDASAYATMASGASPFGDGHASARIVADLVNQSETAPAIRPNLRVSREFAAASPRIQRIA
- a CDS encoding lipopolysaccharide biosynthesis protein translates to MSRSAYALYFLANLAPRALMFLLLLVLTRLMPMGEYGLFVLVVTTGEIFDMALCNWVRIFALRSEGASATMRPHRLGRLLLLTVVTTTLAFLLAAASGLLRQDQSLAFAVAVAAMILAFAPLRLSLMLLQVQRKHSAYAAVEALRAGGTFAATSGAMLLLEPTFLNAALALSAATALAGLVGIWQALGKVSRPRRARAGYGAALAFGLPIMVAQILVYALGYFDRYIVDFLLGPHAVAVLAAAYSLGRQPIELFIGPLNNYAFPHLVKIYEHEGPEAAGTAQAGLLATLITVGSAIAMGLILLTEPLLTIALPADYHAEAALLLPWIAFGSLALFVKYFIFDNAFHLAKRTWLQPVAMLPPAIFGLCACFLLVPRLGIVGAGISFAVGSGIAALTTAVVTARILPVRLPWGMLGKIALANACASLALVTVRGYVEPAGPLIELLASTLAFVAVYAAALSLIGVSIRRTIETPWAAVAPQPRPMVLEPALQKP
- a CDS encoding WecB/TagA/CpsF family glycosyltransferase, whose protein sequence is MRVELLGLPVDILSYEATLGRALAAMRGEAPRCQHVALNVAKLVNARRDPELDRDIRDSDLIGIDGAGIVLALRLLGQRDVARVAGIDLFESLIAACAEEGLRPYLLGARPDVVADTARALTQRHPGLQLAGYHHGYFRPEQEAEICRQIEMSGAHCLFIALPTPHKERFMRRHRDALNVPFLMGVGGSFDVVSGRVQRAPRRVQALGAEWFYRLAQEPRRLAGRYLKTNAVFAGLLLGEAARRLVAPQTAGPVGRGRGR